One Glycine max cultivar Williams 82 chromosome 4, Glycine_max_v4.0, whole genome shotgun sequence DNA segment encodes these proteins:
- the LOC121172730 gene encoding uncharacterized protein yields the protein MTLKSPKAIWDYLKEEYAGDDRIRSMQVLNLRREFELQRMKESETIKEYSNKLLGIANKIKLLGSDFVDSRIVEKILVTVSERYEASIASLENTKDLSKITLAEVLHALLAQEQRRLMRQDRVVEGALPAKHHEVDENKKDFFKKNQPASSENNANNQNKGKEKNYPPCQDYGKLGHPPYKC from the coding sequence ATGACTCTTAAATCACCCAAAGCAATTTGGGATTATCTGAAAGAGGAATACGCTGGAGATGATAGAATACGAAGCATGCAAGTGCTAAATTTAAGGAGGGAATTTGAGCTTCAAAGGATGAAAGAGTCAgagacaatcaaagaatactcaAACAAATTGTTAGGTATTGCCAACAAGATAAAGTTGTTGGGAAGTGATTTTGTTGATTCGAGAATTGTAGAGAAAATTTTGGTAACGGTGTCGGAGAGGTATGAAGCATCTATAGCTTCATTGGAGAACACAAAGGATCTGTCGAAAATCACATTGGCAGAAGTGCTACACGCCCTGCTAGCTCAAGAGCAACGAAGGTTGATGAGGCAAGATCGTGTTGTCGAAGGTGCTTTGCCCGCCAAACATCATGAagttgatgaaaataaaaaggattttttcaagaagaatcaaCCAGCAAGCAGCGAAAATAatgcaaacaaccaaaacaaaggtAAGGAGAAAAATTATCCACCTTGTCAGGATTACGGAAAATTGGGTCACCCACCATACAAATGTTGA
- the LOC100784567 gene encoding putative methylesterase 12, chloroplastic-like, which produces MGNRFICMTKKESKDVGSRSKRMGRSQRKLVSEEELHLQALSMALQQHQLSQRFEGSMSRRIGSSRRHAVSESFSANKQVPVNLENIKIKKFVLIHGEGFGAWCWYKTVALLEEAGLLPVALDLTGSGIDLTDTNNVTTLADYSKPLTVYLQNLPEDEQVILVGHSIGGACISYALEHYPQKISKATFLCATMVSDGQKPFDVFAEELGPAERFMQESKFLIHGNGKEKPPTGFMFEKEQMKGLYFNQSPAKDVALAMVSMRHSPLGPIMEKLSLSADKYGTGRRFYIQTLDDRALSPDVQEKLVRENPPEGVFKIKGSDHCPFFSKPQSLHKILVEIAQIP; this is translated from the exons ATGGGTAATCGTTTCATCTGCATGACGAAGAAGGAGTCGAAAGATGTTGGATCGAGAAGCAAGAGAATGGGTAGATCACAGAGGAAGCTGGTGAGTGAGGAAGAGCTGCATCTTCAGGCACTTTCTATGGCACTTCAACAGCATCAACTGTCTCAGAGGTTTGAAGGCTCCATGTCTAGGAGAATTGGCTCCTCCAGAAGGCACGCTGTCTCTGAATCTTTTTCAGCCAACAAGCAG GTTCCAGTAAATCTGGAgaacattaaaataaagaagTTTGTACTAATCCATGGAGAAGGTTTTGGAGCATGGTGTTGGTACAAGACTGTTGCCCTTCTAGAAGAAGCAGGGCTGCTTCCTGTTGCCTTAGATCTTACAGGCTCTGGAATTGATCTCACAGACACCAACAACGTCACTACATTGGCAGATTATTCAAAACCTTTAACTGTTTATCTGCAAAACCTTCCTGAGGATGAACAG GTTATTCTTGTTGGTCATAGCATTGGTGGTGCATGTATTTCTTACGCATTGGAACATTATCCACAGAAGATCTCAAAAGCAACTTTCCTTTGTGCTACGATGGTGTCTGATGGCCAAAAACCTTTTGATGTTTTTGCTGAAGAG CTAGGGCCAGCTGAACGTTTTATGCAAGAATCTAAGTTTTTGATCCATGGGAATGGTAAAGAAAAGCCCCCAACAGGATTTATGTTTGAGAAAGAGCAGATGAAAGGGTTATATTTTAACCAATCCCCGGCAAAG GATGTTGCTTTAGCCATGGTTTCCATGAGACATAGCCCTCTTGGTCCAATAATGGAGAAACTGTCTCTATCTGCTGACAAATATGGTACTGGTCGCCGGTTTTACATTCAAACATTGGATGATCGTGCGCTTTCACCAGATGTCCAAGAGAAGCTTGTGAGGGAAAATCCACCTGAAGGAGTTTTCAAGATCAAAGGCAGTGACCACTGTCCATTCTTTTCTAAGCCACAATCTCTTCACAAAATTTTGGTGGAAATAGCTCAAATTCCTTAG
- the LOC100800609 gene encoding B3 domain-containing transcription factor VRN1 isoform X1, protein MQPRQSRRNYVEGSDLAESESNSKHFLKIILPSPIHANQMMQRIPEEFIKRFGDELSNVATVTVPDGRVWKMRLKKCGKDVSFRSKWREFVEYYSLGYGSYLVFRYEGNSKFRVLIFDTTSAEICYPDLDNRKRSKVDDQTRKKEHKEAIDEDDVNLKAWKKESDCSEIAKDASTKPKHPSVTCTIQPYRLYVRSHFSKKHLKPNVCMMLQNCNGEQWDVSCVCHNTRYGGMMLTRGWRKFVRDNDLSEGDPCVLELIETNPAVVLKLTVLGAPEYHSSRPH, encoded by the exons ATGCAGCCTCGCCAGAGTAGGAGAAACTATGTTGAAGGTTCTGATTTGGCGGAGAGTGAATCTAATTCTAAGCACTTTCTGAAGATCATACTTCCATCACCCATTCATGCCAACCAAATG ATGCAGAGGATTCCTGaagaatttattaaaagattTGGAGATGAACTATCTAATGTTGCTACGGTTACTGTTCCCGATGGCCGTGTTTGGAAAATGAGATTGAAGAAATGTGGTAAAGATGTTTCGTTCCGCAGCAAATGGCGAGAGTTTGTAGAATACTATTCTCTCGGTTATGGTTCCTACCTAGTTTTCAGATATGAAGGGAATTCAAAATTTCGTGTTCTGATATTTGATACTACTTCTGCTGAGATTTGTTATCCAGACTTGGACAATAGGAAGAGGTCCAAGGTTGATGAtcaaacaagaaagaaagagcATAAGGAAGCtattgatgaagatgatgtgAATTTGAAAGCATGGAAGAAAGAAAGTGATTGTTCGGAGATAGCAAAGGATGCTTCTACCAAGCCAAAACACCCTTCTGTTACTTGTACCATCCAGCCTTATCGGTTG TATGTGAGAAGTCACTTTTCTAAAAAGCATCTGAAGCCAAATGTTTGTATGATGCTCCAAAATTGTAATGGGGAGCAGTGGGATGTTTCTTGCGTATGCCATAATACGCGCTATGGAGGAATGATGCTAACAAGAGGATGGCGTAAATTTGTAAGGGACAACGATCTATCCGAAGGAGATCCTTGCGTATTGGAGTTGATCGAGACCAACCCAGCTGTTGTGCTTAAACTTACTGTGCTTGGTGCACCTGAATATCACAGTTCACGTCCGCACTGA
- the LOC100800609 gene encoding B3 domain-containing transcription factor VRN1 isoform X2, with amino-acid sequence MQPRQSRRNYVEGSDLAESESNSKHFLKIILPSPIHANQMRIPEEFIKRFGDELSNVATVTVPDGRVWKMRLKKCGKDVSFRSKWREFVEYYSLGYGSYLVFRYEGNSKFRVLIFDTTSAEICYPDLDNRKRSKVDDQTRKKEHKEAIDEDDVNLKAWKKESDCSEIAKDASTKPKHPSVTCTIQPYRLYVRSHFSKKHLKPNVCMMLQNCNGEQWDVSCVCHNTRYGGMMLTRGWRKFVRDNDLSEGDPCVLELIETNPAVVLKLTVLGAPEYHSSRPH; translated from the exons ATGCAGCCTCGCCAGAGTAGGAGAAACTATGTTGAAGGTTCTGATTTGGCGGAGAGTGAATCTAATTCTAAGCACTTTCTGAAGATCATACTTCCATCACCCATTCATGCCAACCAAATG AGGATTCCTGaagaatttattaaaagattTGGAGATGAACTATCTAATGTTGCTACGGTTACTGTTCCCGATGGCCGTGTTTGGAAAATGAGATTGAAGAAATGTGGTAAAGATGTTTCGTTCCGCAGCAAATGGCGAGAGTTTGTAGAATACTATTCTCTCGGTTATGGTTCCTACCTAGTTTTCAGATATGAAGGGAATTCAAAATTTCGTGTTCTGATATTTGATACTACTTCTGCTGAGATTTGTTATCCAGACTTGGACAATAGGAAGAGGTCCAAGGTTGATGAtcaaacaagaaagaaagagcATAAGGAAGCtattgatgaagatgatgtgAATTTGAAAGCATGGAAGAAAGAAAGTGATTGTTCGGAGATAGCAAAGGATGCTTCTACCAAGCCAAAACACCCTTCTGTTACTTGTACCATCCAGCCTTATCGGTTG TATGTGAGAAGTCACTTTTCTAAAAAGCATCTGAAGCCAAATGTTTGTATGATGCTCCAAAATTGTAATGGGGAGCAGTGGGATGTTTCTTGCGTATGCCATAATACGCGCTATGGAGGAATGATGCTAACAAGAGGATGGCGTAAATTTGTAAGGGACAACGATCTATCCGAAGGAGATCCTTGCGTATTGGAGTTGATCGAGACCAACCCAGCTGTTGTGCTTAAACTTACTGTGCTTGGTGCACCTGAATATCACAGTTCACGTCCGCACTGA
- the LOC100800609 gene encoding B3 domain-containing protein At1g49475 isoform X3: MQPRQSRRNYVEGSDLAESESNSKHFLKIILPSPIHANQMMQRIPEEFIKRFGDELSNVATVTVPDGRVWKMRLKKCGKDVSFRSKWREFVEYYSLGYGSYLVFRYEGNSKFRVLIFDTTSAEICYPDLDNRKRSKVDDQTRKKEHKEAIDEDDVNLKAWKKESDCSEIAKDASTKPKHPSVTCTIQPYRM; encoded by the exons ATGCAGCCTCGCCAGAGTAGGAGAAACTATGTTGAAGGTTCTGATTTGGCGGAGAGTGAATCTAATTCTAAGCACTTTCTGAAGATCATACTTCCATCACCCATTCATGCCAACCAAATG ATGCAGAGGATTCCTGaagaatttattaaaagattTGGAGATGAACTATCTAATGTTGCTACGGTTACTGTTCCCGATGGCCGTGTTTGGAAAATGAGATTGAAGAAATGTGGTAAAGATGTTTCGTTCCGCAGCAAATGGCGAGAGTTTGTAGAATACTATTCTCTCGGTTATGGTTCCTACCTAGTTTTCAGATATGAAGGGAATTCAAAATTTCGTGTTCTGATATTTGATACTACTTCTGCTGAGATTTGTTATCCAGACTTGGACAATAGGAAGAGGTCCAAGGTTGATGAtcaaacaagaaagaaagagcATAAGGAAGCtattgatgaagatgatgtgAATTTGAAAGCATGGAAGAAAGAAAGTGATTGTTCGGAGATAGCAAAGGATGCTTCTACCAAGCCAAAACACCCTTCTGTTACTTGTACCATCCAGCCTTATCG TATGTGA
- the LOC100801152 gene encoding regulator of nonsense transcripts UPF3 isoform X1, translating to MKVRSEREKTKVVIRHLPPSLTQSDLFQHIDSHFASRYNWFSFRPGNNSHKRQRHSRAYIDFKCPDDVFEFAEFFDGHVFVNERGAQHKVIVEYAPSQRVPKPSAKKDGREGTIFKDPDYLEFLKLIAKPQEHLPSAEIQLERKESEQVGASKETPIVTPLMEYIRQKRAVDSGMQASSAVAKVCRRSRAALPGKPGSGNIKRGSEKKKYVQKDNAKSATRKESKNMSAFIVVPRRDDQFAESSIKGISDIKTLHGVEGSISGIPLTSESGKKKFLLLKGKQQDIPSATEATVKQQNVQSGNSPISTPAKQNQRREASGRLIRSILLNNEARQSQSTTGTQHKIQILSSENGQRPSRRFGSRSGLNNQVSNHDAAQINSEGDSRRALDEKFIKRDLHGLGSSAKTEKRTRNKDRPDRGVWTPLRRSDVSHAGNDYSSSSLAQPTQSNPESAEGEVKENVPSGNRGGEFSASAGGHGGNPSIENGSQRNFIHHGASYVVKDDGAVSSISKGKPSKKSVGHSAHEKQVWVHKSSSGS from the exons ATGAAGGTCCGTTCGGAAAGGGAAAAGACGAAAGTTGTGATTAGGCATTTGCCCCCTTCTCTCACTCAATCCGATCTCTTCCAACACATCGATTCTCACTTCGCTTCTCGCTACAATTGGTTCTCCTTCCGTCCCGGCAACAACAG TCACAAGCGTCAGAGGCATTCCCGAGCGTATATAGACTTCAAGTGTCCCGATGACGTTTTCGAGTTCGCCGAGTTCTTTGATGGACACGTTTTTGTTAACGAGCgag GTGCCCAGCATAAAGTGATAGTTGAGTATGCACCTTCTCAGCGTGTTCCAAAGCCAAGTGCCAAAAAAGATGGACGTGAAGGGACTATATTCAAAG ATCCAGATTATCTTGAGTTCCTCAAACTAATTGCAAAACCTCAAGAGCATCTTCCTAGTGCAGAGATACAATTGGAAAGAAAAGAATCTGAGCAAGTTG GGGCCAGCAAGGAAACACCTATTGTCACACCCCTGATGGAATATATTCGTCAGAAACGTGCTGTTGACAGTGGTATGCAG GCTTCATCAGCAGTGGCAAAAGTTTGCAGAAGATCTAGAGCTGCTTTGCCTGGTAAGCCTGGCTCAGGCAATATTAAACGtggatctgaaaagaaaaag TATGTTCAGAAGGACAATGCCAAGAGTGCTACTCGCAAAGAGTCAAAAAACATGTCAGCCTTTATTGTGGTCCCCCGGCGAGACGATCAATTTGCTGAATCAAGTATAAAAGGAATTTCTGACATTAAAACtt TGCATGGCGTTGAAGGTTCCATTTCTGGAATTCCACTGACTTCTGAGTCAGGAAAGAAAAAATTCCTTCTTCTTAAAGGGAAACAGCAGGACATTCCCAGT GCCACTGAGGCCACAGTAAAACAGCAAAACGTACAATCTGGAAATTCTCCTATTTCAACTCCTGCAAAACAGAACCAGAGACGTGAAGCTAGTGGAAGATTGATTAGGAGCATACTTCTAAATAATGAAGCTCGTCAAAGTCAGTCTACAACTGGTACAcaacataaaattcaaattttaagttCTGAGAATGGGCAGCGACCCTCTCGTCGTTTTGGTTCAAGGTCTGGGTTAAATAATCAAGTCTCAAATCATGATGCTGCACAAATTAATTCCGAAGGGGATTCTAGAAGAGCATTGGACGAAAAGTTCATAAAAAGGGATCTTCATGGTTTGGGGAGCAGTGCCAAAACAGAAAAACGTACTAGAAACAAGGATAGACCTGATCGAGGTGTTTGGACACCCCTTCGTCGTTCTGATGTTTCGCATGCTGGTAACGACTATTCATCATCCTCATTGGCACAGCCTACTCAGTCAAATCCTGAATCTGCTGAAG gagaagtaaaagaaaatgttcCTTCTGGAAACAGGGGAGGTGAATTCTCTGCTTCTGCAGGTGGACACGGTGGCAATCCTTCAATTGAGAATG GTTCTCAAAGAAATTTTATTCATCATGGAGCTTCCTATGTAGTGAAGGATGATGGTGCAGTCAGTAGTATAAGCAAAGGGAAACCTTCCAAGAAAAGTGTTGGGCATAGTGCTCACGAG AAGCAAGTCTGGGTCCATAAATCTTCTTCAGGGTCATAA
- the LOC100801152 gene encoding regulator of nonsense transcripts UPF3 isoform X2: protein MKVRSEREKTKVVIRHLPPSLTQSDLFQHIDSHFASRYNWFSFRPGNNSHKRQRHSRAYIDFKCPDDVFEFAEFFDGHVFVNERGAQHKVIVEYAPSQRVPKPSAKKDGREGTIFKDPDYLEFLKLIAKPQEHLPSAEIQLERKESEQVGASKETPIVTPLMEYIRQKRAVDSGMQASSAVAKVCRRSRAALPGKPGSGNIKRGSEKKKYVQKDNAKSATRKESKNMSAFIVVPRRDDQFAESMHGVEGSISGIPLTSESGKKKFLLLKGKQQDIPSATEATVKQQNVQSGNSPISTPAKQNQRREASGRLIRSILLNNEARQSQSTTGTQHKIQILSSENGQRPSRRFGSRSGLNNQVSNHDAAQINSEGDSRRALDEKFIKRDLHGLGSSAKTEKRTRNKDRPDRGVWTPLRRSDVSHAGNDYSSSSLAQPTQSNPESAEGEVKENVPSGNRGGEFSASAGGHGGNPSIENGSQRNFIHHGASYVVKDDGAVSSISKGKPSKKSVGHSAHEKQVWVHKSSSGS from the exons ATGAAGGTCCGTTCGGAAAGGGAAAAGACGAAAGTTGTGATTAGGCATTTGCCCCCTTCTCTCACTCAATCCGATCTCTTCCAACACATCGATTCTCACTTCGCTTCTCGCTACAATTGGTTCTCCTTCCGTCCCGGCAACAACAG TCACAAGCGTCAGAGGCATTCCCGAGCGTATATAGACTTCAAGTGTCCCGATGACGTTTTCGAGTTCGCCGAGTTCTTTGATGGACACGTTTTTGTTAACGAGCgag GTGCCCAGCATAAAGTGATAGTTGAGTATGCACCTTCTCAGCGTGTTCCAAAGCCAAGTGCCAAAAAAGATGGACGTGAAGGGACTATATTCAAAG ATCCAGATTATCTTGAGTTCCTCAAACTAATTGCAAAACCTCAAGAGCATCTTCCTAGTGCAGAGATACAATTGGAAAGAAAAGAATCTGAGCAAGTTG GGGCCAGCAAGGAAACACCTATTGTCACACCCCTGATGGAATATATTCGTCAGAAACGTGCTGTTGACAGTGGTATGCAG GCTTCATCAGCAGTGGCAAAAGTTTGCAGAAGATCTAGAGCTGCTTTGCCTGGTAAGCCTGGCTCAGGCAATATTAAACGtggatctgaaaagaaaaag TATGTTCAGAAGGACAATGCCAAGAGTGCTACTCGCAAAGAGTCAAAAAACATGTCAGCCTTTATTGTGGTCCCCCGGCGAGACGATCAATTTGCTGAATCAA TGCATGGCGTTGAAGGTTCCATTTCTGGAATTCCACTGACTTCTGAGTCAGGAAAGAAAAAATTCCTTCTTCTTAAAGGGAAACAGCAGGACATTCCCAGT GCCACTGAGGCCACAGTAAAACAGCAAAACGTACAATCTGGAAATTCTCCTATTTCAACTCCTGCAAAACAGAACCAGAGACGTGAAGCTAGTGGAAGATTGATTAGGAGCATACTTCTAAATAATGAAGCTCGTCAAAGTCAGTCTACAACTGGTACAcaacataaaattcaaattttaagttCTGAGAATGGGCAGCGACCCTCTCGTCGTTTTGGTTCAAGGTCTGGGTTAAATAATCAAGTCTCAAATCATGATGCTGCACAAATTAATTCCGAAGGGGATTCTAGAAGAGCATTGGACGAAAAGTTCATAAAAAGGGATCTTCATGGTTTGGGGAGCAGTGCCAAAACAGAAAAACGTACTAGAAACAAGGATAGACCTGATCGAGGTGTTTGGACACCCCTTCGTCGTTCTGATGTTTCGCATGCTGGTAACGACTATTCATCATCCTCATTGGCACAGCCTACTCAGTCAAATCCTGAATCTGCTGAAG gagaagtaaaagaaaatgttcCTTCTGGAAACAGGGGAGGTGAATTCTCTGCTTCTGCAGGTGGACACGGTGGCAATCCTTCAATTGAGAATG GTTCTCAAAGAAATTTTATTCATCATGGAGCTTCCTATGTAGTGAAGGATGATGGTGCAGTCAGTAGTATAAGCAAAGGGAAACCTTCCAAGAAAAGTGTTGGGCATAGTGCTCACGAG AAGCAAGTCTGGGTCCATAAATCTTCTTCAGGGTCATAA